The following DNA comes from Hordeum vulgare subsp. vulgare chromosome 3H, MorexV3_pseudomolecules_assembly, whole genome shotgun sequence.
gttgttcttcttcaccaCCAGGACTGGgatagccagccagtccgggtgaaaaacctccatgatgaagccggctgcaaggagccgggtgatttctGCTCTgatcgtgcgccgcttcccctcggcgaagcggcgcaggggttgtttcctctctctcgctctcgttctcgctctctctctctctctctctctctcgctcgctctctctctctctctccctccctccctccctccctcgctctctctctctcccttcctccctccctccctccctccctcgctctctctctctctctctctcccttcctccctccctcgctctctctctctcgctcgctctccctctccctccctctctctctctctctctccctccctctccctctccctctctctctccatgtccctctctccctccctctctccctctctccctctccctctccctctctctctctccctctccctctctctctccctccctccctccctccctcccctccctccctctctctctcatgttcagaCTGTTCGCTCAAACATACAGAGAATAGTTTGGGCGTTAGGTTGGAGgtgctcttagagcatctctagtagaaccctcaaacccttaaatctaaaaccagttttaagggttgagaattgaccatttttgacacttttaagggttgaaaaacaggggcaaagactagaaccctcaaacccttaaaactgtcatttggcaTTGCACAATTTTCACTAGAAAAACATAATAAACCTTCAAACAAACAATTTGGCATAGCACAATTTGGCATAGCAGATTTAAAAGCCAACTAATCAAGAATAGTCATGTTCCTAGGATTGAAGATAATCAATTATGTACTAATTCTGACAAATCTGATAGATTAACACTTGTTTGCAGATATTTTGCCTGATGCAGAGCATGACCACTGATTGATCTGAACAAAAAGTGACTTAAACAACATGCATTTGGTGGCAACATGTCCAGCATGATCAAATATTCAGATTGGCAGAATGAAATCGACAGTTTCCAGGGAGAATCACTGGAATTCACCACGCCATACTAAAAGCTAGAGCTGTCATTTTGCTTCCACTGCAAGCAAACGGAAACCTGAAGGCTCTGAACTTCTGAATAAGCATTTCCACTAGCAGATAGAAAGCCCAGCACCGAACATGTTCCGAGATGGCATAAGCCGCGCCTGCACCATCAGAtactagcagcagcagcagcagttggACGATCCACGGCTGCAGGACGGCGGCTggcgcggcggcgggcgggggcgcggcggcgggggaagcctccatggcggcgaggcGGAGGGAGGAGCTGGGGAGGTGGAGGGCGGCGGCCTTGATGCggagggcggcggccggggcgcggaggggcggcgagacGGCGGAGGGCGGCGGGCTGGCGGCGGCCACTGCGGCGAACCAACTGCCTCCCGCGCGATGTGGGAAAatgagtgcgggttggggggagTTTTTCCTTCCAACCCTCACTTTtacaggctgggaaggggtttgagggttggacctctaaatttttttacgggtttaagggtataAGGGTTCTAGACTACGCCGTTTTTccgatgaaaactgtaaaaaaaaagcggttatttgtaagggtttgagggctctactagagatgctcttactatATCACATCTACCGGGGTGGCTAAGACAGGATGTACATATGATGATGTCTTCTTTAGTTGTTACCGCATCGTATCCACTGACTGACGAGATGACTTAGATACAATGGTCGTGTTTTGAAGCTTGTTTCGAGGATTCGTTTCCTATAAGAGCATGTATAGCCAGACTTCTTATACCCATCTCAAGGTATCACGAAAATTTAATTCAATAGGCGCCTTAAACAAGCCCTAATCGTTTGGACTAActgacacccctcatatccaatCTAAATATTGGGCTGATATGGAGGCACCCGAACGAGTCCGGGCACGCTTGTCATATTGGCCTGGCCCGTGTTGGTCCGCGCCGAACTTACATATATTCGTCTTCATCTGTTCGCggggccaaaccctagccacttcattCCATTTCCCTTCACTCCCATCCGCCATCCAAACTCACCTCCGGCGATCTCCGACCTTCTCCGACATGGAGGGCAACGGATCTGACTCCGACCAGTCTGGATCCGTCGACTGGGGTGTCATCCCCTGCGGGTTGGAGGCAATGGCGGTCTCATTGAACTCTGTCGCTCCTGTAAGGACAACGCCCACTGGGCGGCGGGATCTGTCTGTCGCAACTTCATCCCGTCGGCTCAACGGGCACTCAGGTCCTCCAGTGCTGGATCATCGCGGTCCTGACGACCGAAAAAACTCTCCTTCCCCATCACCGGTCCGACAGACTGTGAGTCTCACCAGGAACGGGCTGCCCGCCGTTGAAAGGAGAGGATAATGGCCGCCGAGGCTCGTATCGCAGAGGAAATGGCGGCAGCGAAAGCTGCTGATGCAGTTGGAGGCTGATTTTTTACCCTCTCGTGCCCTAAAAACGTTGTGCGCCCAAAAATAGAGTTGTTGTTGAAGATGCTCCAACATCAATAGAGAGCTCACTTATCTTCTCTCCCCTACTCTCCCCTGGCTGGAGCTGGACAACTGCTCTCGGAGCCAACCGAGCCAGGAAACTCTTAAGCAATATGGGGAAAAGGAAGGTTATATCCAGTTGAACATAAATCTTTGTCCATATGTGTTCTCTGAAAGGTGCAATTGGCCCACAAGTCTTACACAAGAAACATGGTGAAGCAGACAGTACTTGGACTTGAGCAGAGTTCCCAATTGATCTACTGTTGGCAATTTGCCATTTTGCACGCAGCAATCAAGACTTCACATTTCCTAATGCTGCCTTCAACAATCATTGAGTGCACCTTGGAAACTACTATAATCAGGAGCTTTTTATACCATAAAGATAAGCATACTGTCGGATAATATTTTGAACGACGGACCATTTTGATCAAGTAAAAGTAGAAATCATCTTAAATTTAGGGAAGAAAAGCAACAGCTGCAAATCGTAACATAACCATTCAAGATACACAACTAGAAGATGATGCTGTCTCCAAACTCCATCCGGTGTTACAAGTCCAACGATTCAAGAGCTAATAAGTACACTAGAAAGAATGGAATGAAGGTGTAAGATGTAGTAGGCCTATGTAGAAGCATGGACTCAAGGATGGCGCAGCCAAGTTTGCATCTCCATTAGGGTAACACGGACGGCGGCTGCCTGCGTTTCTAAGAAGAGCAGCAGCTCGTCTTCTGTTCAACAGGTTGCCCGCGGATCTGCACCGTGGCTGGGCGAGCGCTGTTTGCGGCTGGCTGGCTCGCCATCCTGGAAACAAAAATGTTGTATTCATCATTATATGCTCTTTCTATGAGGAGTATATAGAATAATAGAACAACAACGTGAGGAATAACATAGAATAGTAAAGAGCAACATGCTAAAGAGCGTAGAGCAATTTTGGTTAGGATACTATAGGAACAGAGTATCAATGAGCAGTAAATAAAGTGGAAAATGATGGTAGTTAAAAAAAAAACGTGGACTACTAGTATGGCCACTGCTAATTAAACTGTCTGGGAACACACACCTGTCCTTGATTGAAGCAGACATGGCCATGAAAGCCTGCTCAACATTCAAGGCATTCTTTGCACTGGTCTCCATGAATGGGAtcccaatctcatcagcaaatgcCTGCATGCACCAAATGTAAATACAAATAGCAGAAAGAATGCTTCAGCAGATATGAGTAAAGCATAAGATACCTTCGCTGTCTCGTATGATACAACTTTTTTGTCAGTGAGATCACATTTGTTCCCTACAAGAAGCTTGTTCACATTCTCACTAGCATAGCGATCAATCTCGTTCAACCACTGCTTCACATTGTTGAAGCTGTCCAGGTCTGTCACGTCATAGACAATCTGCAATGCCATTTGTATAATATATGTATTCACAATGTATAAAAAGTGGAACATTTATGCTTAAATAGCATGTGAAAATGAATTAAGATTTCACATAACCAAACTTACAATGATCCCGTGAGCCCCACGATAGTAGCTACTAGTAATAGTTCTGAAGCGTTCTTGCCCAGCAGTGTCCCACTGATAAAAGGAAAGGTCGAAAGAGGggtttaaagaaaaacaaaagaatagCTTGTATCACCAAATGTAACGTGTCACACAAAAGGAAGGAAGAATCACCACATGCCAACAGTAAGTGCAGCATGAGCTACCGTACCGTCCAAGCATTTTAAATGACATACTATCAGGACCCTAAATAtgatgttcaaaatggaccacACCTATTTGGCATATAAAAACATCTTGGATGCGTGATTCTTTATGCGAAAGAAGACAACTAATATGAACATTGAATGTGCTAAACTAATTTAATGGGTGGAAGTAAAAAGAAACCCAAGGTGAAAAGTGGTTGTGCGACTGCCTACATATTTCAGGAACAGTGTTGCTTCTGTTTCCTGTGAACTGATCTGAACTAGCAACCACATAAATATTGAAATACAGCATGCTATATTATATTATGCAAAGCGGAAAATCCAGCCAGCTCCATAAATAAAAGAGGGCTATAAAACAAAATGTGCCCCATAAAGTCTTCTATTATTTAAAATCTGGATTCGATGGTACATGCATACGGACATAAAGAAGTACGCTTGGCAACAGGCATACAGATCAAATAACCACAAGAAAGAATAGACTCACGATTTGCAGCTTCATAGTCTTTCCATCTTGCTCCACGGTACGTATTTTCTATGAACAAAGTTGGAAGAAAACAAGTATCCAAGTTCAATTAAGGCAGCCAGATCATTAACACTCAGACCAAGAAAGTAAATATACTTACAAAATCAACACCGATAGTACTGATATAACTCTCCAGGTATGAGTCATCCTGCCAACAGAGTAAATAATGTTAAGGAGGCCAGAGTAAATGAACTACTAACAAGACTATTATGGGAATCCTATACATGTTGTTAAGAAACAGTAGCTACCAACAATGAACTCCTTATTCGTATTATGTTGTGGTAGCTTGTGAGAAATCATACAGTTTACTGAGCCTAAAAAGAAATCGACAGATTACATGGTATCCCCAAGACAACTTGCATCTACTTTTAAGAAGAAGATGCATATTTAAAAGGGAAGACCTAGAAAAGATAGTGAACAAATCGTGCTTTAGATAGGAATTCTTACGGCAAATCTTAAGAGAAGGCATGACTTGCCAACACCTGAGTCTCCAATAAGCAAAAGCTTAAAGAGATAGTCACTGCCATGTCAAGTAACAGGATATTAGTCTCAATCAAATCTATTGTAGGACATAAACAAGTTATGGCAACATTTACAAGACAATAGTACCGATATGAGGCATAGTTGTTATATCCATGCTTAGAACATTGAGCAATAAGTTTAGGACAACTATACCAAAAATAGATAGAATCAACATCTTGAGGCTCAATGCATATTCAGATATTTTGTTATTCCATAAAAGTAATATTCAGTAAATTTGGTTCAGTTGTAGTACTGGAGTGCACATTAGGAAATTTGAATAGTTACTCTCAAGAGACAAGAAAGAAGGAAGTTGAATAGACAAGTAACAGATTCCAATGTCAACACATAATTAAGATGAAATAGTGAAGCTAAACGGCAGCTACAAAACTAACCAAGAGAGCGGTACCATCAACGATGATGTACATTCATAAGGTACAGAAGCAACATCCATATTCTCTCTTCGTGTCTTATCTGTAAAACACTTGTCGATGTTTATAACCCAGAAGCGTCACAGTAGAAAAACACCACCACCGGCCGGATCGAGCAAGCATCTGATCGTGCTTGTGGAATGTACATACGGATGCACTCGGCTTCTCAGGGTCACACTACCAACATGCTAACCAGCAATGCCATATCCGCAAAAACAACGAGAAGTGCTCTCAGTTCGGTGGTAGGCCCCGCCTACCACCGCAGTCACCCCTTAATAAAAGTAAGTTTAATAAGAGCAAGCATACTTGTAAGTTGTAACGAACCACCAAACACGGGAGTCGGGCAGTGGCACGAAAAGCAACAAGATGGTTAAACCACAGCCAAACAGAGTAGTACAACCCTGTGGATTTCCTTTCCCTAGGCTCCCCCCGCCGGCGATTTGAGCTGGGGAAGGGCAGCAGCTCTAATTACTCTCGGTCGCCTCTGCTATGCCGATCGAGAGAGAAAACGAAACCTGTGGGATTTTCCTGTAGAGACGCAGCGACGGAAGATTAATCTTACTGCTACACGAGCGCTGCTTTTCCTACTAGGTTTTTTTTCCCGTGACCAAACGGGGCGCCCCGAAACATGGCAAAAACCAAGGATCGGGTCGAAATCCGCCGGATGTGGACTCCGAGATCACGCCGCACCCGGAACGGAACCGCCGGGATCGAGAGCGAAGGGGGGCCAGATCCCCCGAGATCCCGGCCTCACCGGCCCCCAAAATTCATTCGGACAGAGGCAAGGCGAGGGGAGGCGACTTACTACTCCGGATTCATGGCGGGGTCGGGATCCTGACGCGGGGCGCTCCGCTCTACGGGGCGCCGGCGAGGgacggggggtgggggtgggggtgggtgaTCGAGCTCGACGACGACTCCTCCGCGGCCCTGCCCGAATCTGATCTCACGGTTGTTTTTCTAAGTGGGGAATTCTCGGGCCGTCTACGGGCGGGTGTGTCGCCGCCAGGTGGGCCCCGGTGGTCGGTCGTGCGCGTGCGCGTGCGCGTGCACGTGTGTGTTCGCTCCCTGCCCTCCTGCTCTCGCACGCCGCCGCACCCTTCCTCACCATCGCATATTTTGTCAGCGTTTTTCTAATATATAAATACAATTGAGCCCattataaatctttacctaatctaTATCTATAAtctttatctttacctaataataaaaagGTTATCGCTTCCGTCGCAAAACCCATCgatgtgattttacaaaaaaacccttactgtttatgatattaaactcgtagtatatatattaaatatatttttaaatattcatatcttttaaaccgtaacttcaaatttaacatattgtacatggaatttgattagaaaaatatgtagaatttaaatatgatattactttatctgttaaacgtttaataaaaatattatctagggtgcaatcttaataaataagtcattatacgtctttctttcataccggtactcatccgggttggggatgaacacgtcaacaaaatcaggattagagatgaaactgaaggtcatttGATTGATTCTTTGtatgtattaaatctacatgcaagccgtgttaaaatagaagacctgcgaaattttgaactgcatttttgtaggataagaccatccttatttgtatcgtaactataaattctcaaattatagacattttttataattaagagcgtgtgtcatgtggtatttctttctcccgttgcaacgcttgggcccttttgctatctctctctaataataataaagcgtctaaggcttctgtcgtccgtagtggctattttgcagaaaagccccTGATGTTTgctgaaatcaacccgcagtcttgTTTTACGTCagaaaaacgaatcgttttttttttaaatgtttcagAAAACCCCCTGATATTTCacgtaatcaacccgcagtccggatttaagtcagaaaacgaatcgttttttgctTTTCTCagaaaaccccctgatgtttcaggtaattaaCCCGCCCTCCGTTTTTAAGTCAGTCAAaacgtttttcttttgttttaaccccaacttttcagttaatcaatccacattttatctaaaacaaaagtattcatatcttttaaaccgtaactccgattttaacatgttatatatgaaatttgattaaaaaaatatgtagaatctaaataggatgttatttttagctgttgaatacttcttaaatattatttttggtgcaaactttatTTGTAGTGCACAATCATATTTTTTTCCggcgacgatacgaattgcaataaacatccattaaattaaaaccaaattgaaaggaaagaaaaccatcgttaaccacacatgcataCCTTTGGAAAACCTCATGgggagaaagaacatatttctcatcttattccgagtgattgtacattcaaacgcATTTTCGTTGTATGAGCACTAAGGtcatcgtcggcaacacaaatatgatgccatgtgaaaatatattacgttcagagcgtgtgttattttctcttccgttgcaacgcacgggctcttctgCTAGTCTATaactaataataataaagaggctatcgcttccatcggaaaacccaccacggtatttttataaaaagcacctgtaatttttgttattcaacccgcgctccatcatttatctgcaacgcaaaaggaaaaaatgattcgctgcaaaaattatacccgtacgcatcgcctcctcccgtcaacCCTTggccaccctggcatgtgcccaggccgccgccacaccactcgccgccgcgtccgacctcaaccgccatcgctgccgatctcaacccacccgtctCCGCggatgtacctctccccgctcactgccccccgttgcggcgctcgagcgcatcgcgtcgaccctggtccaccctggcctgtgcccaggccgttgccacaccactcgccgccgcggccgacctcaaccaccactgttgttgatctcaacccacctgcctccgcggtcgtatctctgcccgcttgctgcccccgtttcggcgctcgagcacagcttctggatcgaatcaacgcgacagctacagtgacttgggatgatgcgtctgctcgatacagaacggcggcggcgcgcggataaggcgcggcggagcgaagtacttgcaggtggaggcgggcctccatgcctcacacggggaactccgaggttatggcgcggcaatgacgactccttatggccagatagaggcgcctaaccctcatcgtatcccctcctccggcaggaactcatcatctggtgagatcccctccccatgcctccaaccgtgtgccaagcaccgacaagaaattttgttttgtggaaatttgtttgctgatgaatgaatgtattgaatgtaagattgcattgttgtagagagagagagaatggaacaccacctttagtttgtcatctgaatcccacattctctaccccatgagtgaaataagataacagtccattgatcaattcacgtagcctatttgttttgctttgcttgtcccgctcaatttctcatcatggtggaattaacaatggacgggttgatttctcaacaaaataggataggactgactacattagttagttagcttattattttaataaatcaaaatgattataaaaagattaaaagcgtgtggtattttttctcccgttgcaacgcacggacccttttgctagtaataataaataGGCTATCGCTTCTGTCGGAAAACCCGCCGAGGCATTTTTACACAAAAGCCCATGTTGATTTAGCTAATCAACCCGTAATCCCAAGTAAGTCAACGAATCGGTACGTGTAAGAGTAAAAAAATAACCCATCGGAGTTGCGCTTCCCTGCCTCCCCATCGGAGCGAGCAGCCCAGCTCAAGCTCCCGTGCCCGAGGCGCCCCGCCGCACCGCGCAGCAGCTGCCGCCGCCCAAGCTCCGCCCACCGTCGGTCGCCTTCCGCCGCGGATCCCTGCTGCGAGTCCCCGTCGCCCCGTTCTGGATCGGGTTAGCCAAGCAGGGCGTTCGCCTCGCCTTGCTCTTGGATCGGGATCCAGGTCGAGCACCTCGCCCGATCCCGCGTTGACCAACCGCACCAGGCCAGCCATAGCCTCCCGCATCGGCCGTCCCAGCCCTCAGCCGGCCTCTCCTCCTCGCTGCGCCACAGGACTCAGCCGGCCTCGCCAGTTCCTGCTCGCCGGAGCCGCCATGGCCTGCACGTGCTAGCCCCTAACCTCCCTCCATGGCTCGCAAGCGCCGCCGCGCGGATCAGCGCACGacggcaccgtcaccgcctccgccCTTTTGGACTAAACTTACTCACCGGCAACCGGTGGTCGTATTTGCCCACGGCGCCGGTgccccctcctcctctgattGGATGACCCAGTGAGCTCTctttctctgcttcttcttcacgcACTTGATGGATCTGTAGTTTTTGAAATCACTTGAACGAGGATTCCAGTTTGTGTACACATCTATCTGTGCTTGGTATGTGGATAGTTATGTTTAAGAACTGACAATTGGTTCTTCTAGCTGGAAGGAGATGGTGAAAGATGCCCTGGATGCCATTGAAGTAGTAACATTTGACTATCCATGTGAGTTTATTCAATTCCATCTACTCCTAATTGTTTCTTTTTTATCTGAAGGTCCAGTTCTTAATGCTTGACCCATGCTCACTTAATGGTTGATtaatttatcaagcaacaacactgcaGATATGTCGGGTGGTAAACGTAGGCATCCCCCGAAGGCAGACAAGCATGTCGACCATCATCTCAGTGTGGTGAAGAATGTTGTGGCAGAGCATCCTAGTCACCCGCTTGTTCTTATGGGAAGTCTATGGGTTCGAGGTAACATTTAGTGGTGTGATAATGTTGTTGCTTGTGCATCTTTTTGGTTTGTCATATGATCTGACTTCTGAGTACACTTATGTGATGCTTCAACATTCTCAGGGTCAGCTGCATGGTAGCTAGCTCCGATGGTATCAATGCTTCTGCGATCATATGCTTGGGTTATCCATTGAAGGTATCCCCACTTTACAGTGTGCACTTAGTATTTGGATTGCTTCCTGGTCTGTCTCCTTATTGAATTGGTGTGCCTGTGTTCTTCAAAGCTCAATACTACAATACACACCGAAATGGATTTGGATTTGCATCACAATTTAATTGTTGTAGAATACAACTATGTATGCACAAAAATGGCTGTTGTATGCAGATGTGCATGTTATTGTTTCTCATTTTTGGTTACAACTATGCACTGATATTTTATATGATAAGTCACTGTCATTCTGTATACAGTCAATTCACTTTCTCAGATAGAATCACAAACTAAAGAAATTGTTCCTTTTATTTTGTATCTTTGCTTTCTTCAACAGGGAGCGAAAGGGGTAATGAGGGATGAGATA
Coding sequences within:
- the LOC123442625 gene encoding GTP-binding protein YPTM2-like; the protein is MNPEYDYLFKLLLIGDSGVGKSCLLLRFADDSYLESYISTIGVDFKIRTVEQDGKTMKLQIWDTAGQERFRTITSSYYRGAHGIIIVYDVTDLDSFNNVKQWLNEIDRYASENVNKLLVGNKCDLTDKKVVSYETAKAFADEIGIPFMETSAKNALNVEQAFMAMSASIKDRMASQPAANSARPATVQIRGQPVEQKTSCCSS